A stretch of DNA from Halanaerobiales bacterium:
TTAGTTATTTTTTTCAATTGTATTCACTCCTTTTAATTTATTAAATAAGTTAACTATAAAACAAATATTATTCCTAAACCTAAAATCCAGCAATAATAAGCAAATATACTTAATTTCTCTTTGTTTATTAATTTAAGTAATAATTTAATAGAAAAATATCCTGCTACTGCTGCTGATAAAGTACCAACAATTAATTCTAGAGAAGTAATATTTCCCATTCCAGTAGTAGCTAGATCTTTTATTTTTAATAAAGTTGCCCCTCCAATTACAGGTACTGAT
This window harbors:
- a CDS encoding undecaprenyl-diphosphate phosphatase is translated as SVPVIGGATLLKIKDLATTGMGNITSLELIVGTLSAAVAGYFSIKLLLKLINKEKLSIFAYYCWILGLGIIFVL